Proteins from one Impatiens glandulifera chromosome 2, dImpGla2.1, whole genome shotgun sequence genomic window:
- the LOC124923832 gene encoding 60S ribosomal protein L23-like: MSKRGLPVAATVNCADNTGAKNLYIISVKGIKGRFNRLSSVCVGDMVMVTVKKGKPDLRKKVMPAVIVRQHNAGVIVNPKGEMKGSAITGPIGRNVLIYDPELQVLPMLLSDKTGGLFCF, encoded by the exons ATGTCGAAGCGAG GTCTTCCTGTGGCGGCTACAGTCAACTGTGCCGACAATACCGGCGCGAAGAATCTCTACATCATATCAGTGAAGGGGATCAAGGGTCGTTTTAATCGATTGTCGTCTGTTTGTGTGGGAGATATGGTTATGGTGACGGTGAAGAAAGGGAAACCTGATTTGAGAAAGAAGGTCATGCCTGCTGTCATTGTTAGACAAC ATAATGCTGGTGTGATAGTGAATCCTAAGGGAGAAATGAAAG GTTCTGCCATTACTGGTCCAATTGGAAGGAATGTGCTGATTTATGACCCAGAATTGCAAGTGTTGCCAATGCTATTGTCTGATAAAACCGGGGGACTCTTTTgcttttaa
- the LOC124927383 gene encoding probable glucan 1,3-beta-glucosidase A, translating to MKIRAVNLGGWLVTEGWIKPSLFDSIPNKDFLDGTGLQFKSVTIGKFLSAENGGGNIIVANRPSASGWETFSLWRINETTFQFRVFGKQFVGLNGAGNGSELVTTAVVPGRLETFEIVRKSDDLNRVKIKANNGMFLQAKTGDKVTADFKGLGSWGDDDPSVFVVTRIGGPQGEFQITNGYGPDKAPKIMNDHWSTYIVESDFKFIATNGLNAVRIPVGWWIASDPTPPLPYVGGSLKALDDAFVWAEKYGLKVIIDLHAAPGSQNGFEHSSSRDGSLEWGSTPEIIQQTVDVIEKLTARYAKSSSLYAVELINEPRAPGVSLDALKLYYASCYAIVRKHSSTAYVIMSNRLGSSDSKELFGLASGLKGSVIDIHYYNLFEDIFNGLTVEQNIEFITNNRSLDVNGLTTSNGPLIFIGEWVAEWEVKNASKEEYHKFAKAQMDVYGRASFGWAYWTLKNVNNHWSLQWMIQNGYITI from the exons ATGAAAATTCGAGCCGTCAATCTCGGCGGTTGGCTCGTCACCGAAGGATGGATCAAACCATCTCTCTTCGATTCAATACCCAACAAAGATTTCCTT gATGGAACAGGGCTGCAGTTCAAATCAGTGACCATCGGAAAGTTTCTCTCTGCTGAGAACGGCGGAGGGAACATTATAGTCGCCAACCGCCCATCTGCATCCGGCTGGGAAACCTTTTCG TTATGGAGGATAAACGAAACCACGTTCCAGTTTAGGGTGTTTGGGAAACAGTTTGTGGGATTGAACGGCGCCGGAAATGGGTCGGAGCTGGTGACGACCGCCGTGGTGCCTGGAAGACTTGAGACGTTTGAGATTGTTAGAAAGTCTGATGATTTGAATCGAGTCAAGATTAAAGCAAACAATGGAATGTTTTTGCAG GCGAAAACAGGGGATAAAGTGACCGCGGATTTCAAAGGATTGGGGAGTTGGGGAGATGATGATCCTTCTGTTTTCGTTGTTACAAGAATTGGCGGGCCACAAGGAGAATTTCAAATCACCAATGGATATGGTCCAGACAAGGCACCCAAAATCATGAAT GATCATTGGAGCACTTATATAGTTGAAAGCGACTTTAAATTCATAGCAACAAATGGTCTAAATGCGGTTAGGATTCCGGTCGGGTGGTGGATTGCGAGCGACCCGACTCCTCCTCTGCCCTATGTTGGGGGTTCTTTGAAAGCCTTGGACGATGCTTTTGTGTGGGCAGA AAAGTATGGGCTTAAGGTTATTATTGACCTGCATGCTGCACCAGGGTCCCAAAATGGCTTTGAACATAGCTCATCAAGGGATGGTTCTCTCGAGTGGGGATCAACTCCGGAAATTATCCAACAGACAGTTGATGTCATAGAAAAATTGACTGCCAG GTATGCTAAGAGTAGTAGCCTTTATGCGGTTGAGCTAATCAATGAGCCACGTGCTCCGGGAGTATCATTGGACGCTCTGAAATTGTACTACGCATCTTGTTATGCTATCGTGCGTAAGCACTCATCGACAGCCTATGTTATCATGTCAAATAGGTTAGGCTCATCGGATTCTAAAGAACTCTTTGGTCTTGCAAGCGGCTTAAAAGGATCGGTTATTGATATTCATTATTACAATCTCTTTGAAGACATTTTTAATGGTTTAACCGTTGAGCAAAATATCGAGTTCATAACAAATAATCGGTCTCTAGATGTGAACGGACTGACAACTTCAAATGGGCCTCTCATTTTTATCG GAGAATGGGTGGCTGAATGGGAAGTGAAAAATGCAAGCAAGGAGGAATATCATAAGTTTGCCAAGGCCCAAATGGATGTGTACGGAAGGGCTTCGTTTGGATGGGCTTATTGGACTTTGAAGAATGTAAATAATCATTGGAGCTTGCAATGGATGATCCAAAATGGATACATCACCATCTAG